The Sulfurihydrogenibium sp. YO3AOP1 genome has a window encoding:
- a CDS encoding carbonic anhydrase, translated as MGKKLFEGIYKFKNQDFEKYKDIFEKLKDKQNPHTLFIGCSDSRIIPDLIIKTMPGELFTVRNIANIVPPYRDTQEYVATTSAIEYAVLVLNVENIVVCGHSNCGGCYSALHKENLENIPHVKKWIELIEPSVDYAKKICIENNELKLEMAVEQINIVNQIKNLLTYPFVKERFEDGKLNIYGWYYVIDTGDIYNYDMEDGTFKLIT; from the coding sequence ATGGGGAAAAAATTATTTGAAGGTATATACAAGTTTAAAAATCAAGATTTTGAAAAATACAAAGATATATTTGAAAAACTTAAGGATAAACAAAATCCACATACCTTATTTATTGGATGTTCAGATTCTAGAATAATTCCAGATTTAATAATAAAAACTATGCCCGGCGAGCTTTTTACAGTTAGAAATATAGCTAATATAGTACCACCGTATAGAGATACACAAGAATACGTTGCAACCACCTCTGCCATAGAGTACGCAGTTTTAGTCTTAAATGTTGAAAATATAGTAGTCTGCGGGCACTCAAACTGTGGCGGATGTTATAGTGCATTACATAAAGAAAATTTAGAAAACATTCCTCATGTTAAAAAATGGATTGAATTGATAGAACCATCGGTCGATTATGCGAAGAAAATTTGTATAGAAAATAATGAACTTAAATTAGAGATGGCGGTTGAACAGATAAACATAGTAAATCAGATTAAAAATCTTTTGACATATCCATTTGTAAAAGAACGATTTGAAGATGGAAAATTAAACATATATGGCTGGTATTATGTTATAGATACTGGAGACATTTATAACTACGATATGGAAGATGGAACGTTTAAACTAATAACTTAG
- the secF gene encoding protein translocase subunit SecF, translating to MRNFMVEPPNIDFLKIRKIGYGISLSLLILSFVLFFTKGFNLGLDFTGGTSIQVKFNQQIRVSDIRNLLKDVDLADSLIQEVGTNKDEVEIRVPAKKGSSSVVLEKVKKALDSKYQGQYEIRKVEFIDALVGSEMAKASVYSMVFVMLGILLFVGYRYEPLFAIAAVIPLFHDAIITLGIFSLLGKEIDLTVIAAILTVLGYSLNDTIIVFDRIRENIKARGRKNMESIINRSINENLARTIITSGTALFSVIAIYFFGGESLQNFALALLIGIVFGTYSSIYVAAPLILEVEKILRAKAKKETVGA from the coding sequence ATGAGAAATTTTATGGTAGAACCACCAAATATAGACTTTTTAAAGATTAGAAAAATAGGCTATGGGATATCTTTAAGCTTGTTAATTTTAAGCTTTGTTTTATTCTTTACGAAAGGGTTTAATCTTGGGCTTGATTTTACAGGTGGAACGTCGATTCAAGTTAAATTTAACCAGCAGATAAGAGTTTCTGATATTAGAAATCTACTTAAAGATGTAGATTTAGCAGACTCTTTAATTCAAGAAGTAGGAACTAACAAAGATGAAGTCGAAATTAGAGTACCGGCTAAAAAGGGAAGTTCAAGCGTTGTTCTTGAAAAAGTGAAAAAAGCATTAGATAGCAAATACCAAGGTCAGTATGAGATAAGAAAGGTAGAGTTTATAGATGCTTTGGTTGGAAGTGAGATGGCAAAAGCCAGCGTGTACTCTATGGTTTTTGTAATGCTTGGGATTTTACTTTTTGTAGGTTATAGATATGAGCCTTTATTTGCAATTGCAGCTGTAATTCCCCTGTTCCATGATGCAATCATCACACTTGGTATATTCTCACTTCTTGGAAAAGAGATAGACCTTACAGTAATTGCGGCAATCTTAACAGTTCTTGGGTACTCTTTAAACGATACAATCATCGTTTTTGATAGAATCAGAGAAAACATAAAAGCCCGTGGAAGAAAAAATATGGAAAGCATCATTAACAGAAGTATTAACGAAAACTTAGCAAGAACGATAATCACATCAGGAACAGCATTATTTTCTGTAATTGCGATATACTTTTTTGGTGGAGAATCTCTTCAAAACTTCGCATTAGCACTGCTTATAGGTATTGTTTTTGGTACTTACTCATCAATTTACGTTGCTGCACCTTTGATTTTAGAAGTTGAAAAAATTTTAAGAGCAAAAGCAAAAAAAGAAACGGTAGGAGCGTAA
- a CDS encoding bifunctional 3,4-dihydroxy-2-butanone-4-phosphate synthase/GTP cyclohydrolase II, translated as MTDFKFNTIDEAIEDILNGKMVIVVDDPDRENEGDLVCAAEKVTPEIINFMAKEGRGLICLSMLPERLKELDIQLMTTNNTDPKGTAFCVSIDAHPKYGITTGISAYERATTVKLAVSPEAKPQDFVRPGHVFPLMAKKGGVLERTGHTEASVDLARLAGLYPAGVICEIMKEDGTMARLPDLMEFAKKHNLKIITIADLVKYRLKKEKLVSREAEAFLPTKYGVFKIYGYKSLVDNTEHVALVMGEIREDESVLVRVHSECLTGDIFGSLRCDCQNQLHLALKKIAEEGKGVLVYMRGHEGRGIGIINKLKAYRLQDEGYDTVEANHKLGFNADLRDFGTGAQILLDLGVKKMRLMTNNPRKIVALEGFGLEIVERVPIVTQTNPHNEKYIKAKKDKLGHMIEGLEDLKCDI; from the coding sequence ATGACGGATTTTAAATTTAACACGATAGATGAAGCCATAGAAGATATTTTAAACGGAAAAATGGTTATTGTTGTAGATGACCCAGACAGGGAAAATGAAGGAGACCTTGTTTGTGCAGCAGAAAAAGTAACGCCAGAAATCATAAATTTTATGGCAAAAGAAGGTAGAGGATTAATCTGCTTATCTATGCTGCCAGAAAGACTCAAAGAGCTTGATATCCAACTAATGACAACCAACAACACAGACCCAAAGGGAACTGCTTTTTGTGTATCTATTGATGCACATCCAAAATATGGAATAACAACAGGTATATCTGCTTATGAAAGAGCAACTACGGTAAAATTAGCAGTTAGCCCGGAAGCTAAACCACAGGATTTTGTAAGACCGGGACACGTATTCCCGTTAATGGCTAAAAAAGGTGGGGTATTAGAAAGAACGGGACACACAGAAGCTTCTGTTGACCTTGCAAGACTTGCAGGTTTATATCCTGCTGGCGTTATATGTGAAATTATGAAAGAAGATGGTACAATGGCAAGACTTCCTGATTTGATGGAGTTTGCAAAAAAACACAATCTTAAAATCATTACAATTGCAGACTTAGTTAAATACAGACTGAAAAAAGAAAAGCTTGTTTCAAGAGAAGCAGAGGCATTCTTACCTACAAAGTATGGTGTATTTAAGATATATGGTTACAAAAGTTTAGTTGATAATACTGAGCATGTAGCACTTGTGATGGGAGAAATAAGAGAAGATGAGTCTGTTCTTGTAAGAGTTCATTCAGAATGTTTGACAGGTGATATATTTGGTTCTTTAAGATGTGATTGTCAAAATCAATTACACTTAGCACTTAAAAAGATAGCTGAAGAAGGTAAAGGTGTTTTAGTATACATGAGAGGACATGAAGGAAGAGGAATTGGAATTATTAATAAATTAAAAGCATACAGGCTTCAAGATGAAGGTTATGATACAGTTGAAGCAAATCATAAACTTGGATTTAATGCAGATTTAAGAGATTTTGGAACAGGTGCACAAATTCTATTAGACCTTGGAGTTAAAAAAATGAGACTTATGACAAATAATCCAAGAAAGATAGTAGCTTTAGAAGGCTTTGGACTTGAAATCGTTGAAAGGGTACCTATTGTTACACAAACAAATCCACATAATGAAAAGTATATAAAAGCTAAAAAAGATAAACTCGGACATATGATAGAAGGATTGGAAGACTTAAAATGCGATATTTAA
- the rimI gene encoding ribosomal protein S18-alanine N-acetyltransferase translates to MTFRPLNPNEKEIIKSFLKDIFERDFDDSFFSENNNPTVLEINGQIIGFLSYFYILDEAELFLIAVKKEFQGLGYGKILLEYLLNKLKENNVKVCYLEVSLKNSRAINLYKKLGFYEYGYREKYYSSLDDAILMKKEL, encoded by the coding sequence ATGACTTTTAGACCATTAAACCCAAACGAGAAAGAAATAATAAAAAGTTTCTTAAAAGATATCTTTGAAAGAGATTTTGATGATTCTTTTTTTAGCGAAAACAACAATCCAACAGTTTTAGAAATAAATGGTCAAATCATAGGATTTTTAAGCTACTTTTATATTTTAGATGAAGCAGAGCTTTTTCTAATAGCTGTCAAAAAAGAGTTTCAAGGTTTAGGATATGGTAAAATTTTGTTAGAGTATCTTTTGAATAAGCTAAAAGAGAATAACGTAAAGGTTTGCTACTTAGAAGTTTCTTTAAAAAATTCAAGAGCAATCAATCTATACAAAAAGCTTGGTTTTTATGAATATGGTTATAGAGAAAAGTATTATTCAAGCTTAGACGATGCAATTTTGATGAAAAAGGAGCTATAA
- the hpt gene encoding hypoxanthine phosphoribosyltransferase translates to MEIRGRKLELLIPEDKIQEKVKELAKAVSREFNGEELYVIGILKGSFMFFADLVRNLEGKIFIDFMQVSSYKTEMESFGEVIFIKDMSVDIKDKNVLIVDDIIDTGRTLKALVEALSLREPKKLKTCVLLDKRERREVDYNANFYGFEIPDKFVVGYGLDWAEEGRNLKEIYAVV, encoded by the coding sequence ATGGAGATAAGAGGAAGAAAATTAGAACTTTTAATACCGGAAGATAAAATTCAAGAAAAAGTCAAAGAACTTGCAAAAGCTGTAAGTAGAGAATTCAATGGCGAAGAGCTTTATGTTATAGGCATTTTAAAAGGTTCATTTATGTTTTTTGCTGATTTGGTAAGAAATTTGGAAGGAAAAATTTTTATTGATTTTATGCAGGTATCTTCCTATAAAACAGAGATGGAAAGTTTTGGAGAGGTTATCTTTATAAAAGATATGTCTGTTGACATTAAAGATAAAAACGTATTGATTGTAGACGACATTATAGATACAGGAAGAACTTTAAAAGCTTTAGTTGAAGCATTATCTTTAAGAGAGCCAAAAAAATTAAAAACATGTGTGCTTTTAGATAAAAGAGAAAGAAGAGAAGTGGATTATAATGCTAATTTTTACGGGTTTGAAATTCCGGATAAATTTGTGGTTGGATATGGACTTGATTGGGCGGAAGAAGGAAGAAACTTAAAAGAAATTTATGCGGTAGTTTGA
- the secD gene encoding protein translocase subunit SecD, producing the protein MKVDVKIKLIIVFLLLVGSIYLMMTKQPKLGLDIQGGVSITLKVDIDKVINDQYAHLGKDIEKKFKENGIELLNYKIENQSLTLVLLDPTKIDKAKEVLKKEFPQVVVEDKDGNLLVRFTDWELNRIKTQTMKQAVETLRNRIDQFGTLSANITQKGKDRVLVEIPGVIDLNRAKSIIGKTAQLELKEVVNSALSKEELLKDYPNGLPDDLEILEGQEEVVNGQPVKEWFLVKKTPVITGAMLKDARVSTDQAGNPAVNFELTSEGAEIFGEATSKMIGKRLAIVLDGKVMSAPVIRSRITSSGQITGRFTTEEANDLAVVLRAGALPAPVEIIEETVIGPTLGKESIDKTLTAGIVSFVLVGLFMIFRYVVSGFIAVVALLFNLMLLWVTMLLFDITLTLPGIAGIILNIGMGVDGNVVIFERIKEELKNGKTLRVAIEEGFKRGFNAVFDSHITVIIAALALLEFGNAPLKGFAATLSIGTFINLFTAVFLTKMLLDLVLGGKKYFKYAV; encoded by the coding sequence TTGAAAGTTGATGTAAAAATAAAGTTAATAATTGTTTTTCTTTTGCTTGTTGGGTCTATTTATCTAATGATGACAAAACAGCCAAAGCTTGGCTTGGATATCCAAGGTGGTGTAAGTATCACATTAAAAGTTGACATTGATAAAGTAATCAACGACCAATACGCACATCTTGGAAAGGACATAGAAAAGAAATTTAAAGAAAATGGCATAGAGCTTTTAAATTACAAAATAGAAAATCAATCTCTAACGTTGGTTCTTTTAGACCCAACAAAGATAGACAAAGCAAAAGAGGTTCTTAAAAAGGAGTTTCCGCAGGTAGTTGTTGAAGATAAAGACGGCAATCTATTAGTTAGATTTACAGATTGGGAGTTAAACAGAATAAAAACTCAAACTATGAAACAAGCAGTAGAGACTTTAAGAAACAGAATTGACCAATTTGGAACGCTTTCTGCAAACATCACTCAAAAAGGCAAAGATAGGGTATTGGTTGAAATACCGGGTGTTATAGACTTAAACAGAGCCAAATCTATCATTGGAAAAACTGCACAACTTGAACTAAAAGAAGTTGTAAATTCTGCTTTAAGTAAAGAAGAGTTATTAAAAGATTATCCAAATGGCTTGCCTGATGACCTTGAAATCTTGGAAGGTCAAGAAGAAGTAGTAAACGGTCAGCCTGTAAAAGAATGGTTTTTAGTTAAAAAAACTCCTGTTATAACGGGAGCTATGCTTAAAGATGCAAGGGTTTCAACAGACCAAGCAGGAAATCCGGCGGTTAATTTTGAGCTTACATCAGAAGGAGCAGAAATATTTGGTGAAGCTACAAGTAAAATGATTGGTAAAAGGCTTGCAATAGTTCTTGATGGAAAGGTTATGTCTGCACCTGTGATTAGGTCAAGAATAACATCATCAGGACAGATAACGGGAAGATTTACAACAGAAGAGGCTAATGATTTAGCGGTAGTTTTAAGAGCCGGAGCATTACCCGCACCGGTAGAAATAATAGAAGAAACAGTAATCGGTCCAACCCTTGGAAAAGAATCTATCGATAAAACTCTAACAGCAGGAATTGTATCTTTTGTTCTCGTTGGACTTTTTATGATATTCAGATATGTAGTATCAGGATTTATTGCAGTAGTTGCACTTCTTTTCAACTTAATGCTGCTTTGGGTGACAATGCTTTTATTTGACATTACTTTAACACTTCCGGGTATTGCAGGTATCATATTAAACATAGGTATGGGTGTTGATGGAAACGTTGTTATCTTTGAAAGAATAAAAGAAGAGCTTAAAAATGGTAAAACACTAAGAGTTGCCATAGAAGAAGGATTTAAAAGAGGTTTTAATGCAGTTTTTGACTCACACATAACAGTAATAATTGCAGCACTTGCTTTACTTGAGTTTGGAAATGCACCACTTAAAGGCTTTGCAGCAACACTATCTATTGGTACATTCATAAACTTATTTACTGCTGTATTTTTAACAAAAATGCTGCTTGATTTAGTCCTCGGCGGCAAAAAATACTTTAAATACGCTGTTTAG
- the hisC gene encoding histidinol-phosphate transaminase: MRYLERLKNLKAYKTETTPCKVKLSSNESPFDLSDKLKERISQEIKKINFQRYPDPHATRLKEAIANFVNSEENLNIAPENLVLGNGSDELIHLLITVIGDLKNPVAYPIPTFPMYQVSSDVIGRPKVEFELDENFQLTKEEIDKALSKNPDAFFFASPNNPTGNSFNKSLIKYVIDKGVFTVIDEAYIHFSDKESFIKEALQYDNVVVLRTMSKVGLASIRLGYLIAKKEVAQEINKARLPFNITYPTQVIGEIVLTEGLDELNQQIKAVREERTRVMSEISKIKHIKVYPSDANFFLMKVPNGDLLHKQLIEKGVLVRNMSHLPKLENCLRVSIGKKEENDEFIKAMFEIFKNG; encoded by the coding sequence ATGAGATACTTAGAAAGACTAAAAAATCTAAAAGCCTATAAAACAGAAACAACACCTTGTAAAGTAAAACTATCTTCAAATGAAAGCCCATTTGACCTATCAGATAAATTAAAAGAAAGAATATCTCAAGAAATTAAAAAAATAAACTTTCAAAGATATCCAGACCCACATGCTACAAGACTTAAAGAAGCAATAGCCAATTTTGTAAATTCAGAAGAAAATCTAAATATAGCGCCAGAAAACCTTGTTCTTGGAAATGGTTCAGATGAGTTGATACATCTTTTAATCACAGTTATTGGAGATTTAAAAAATCCAGTTGCCTATCCAATACCAACCTTTCCTATGTATCAAGTTTCTTCTGACGTAATTGGAAGACCAAAGGTAGAGTTTGAGCTTGATGAAAATTTTCAGCTTACAAAAGAAGAGATAGATAAAGCATTATCAAAAAATCCTGATGCTTTCTTCTTTGCATCCCCAAACAACCCAACAGGAAACAGCTTTAACAAAAGTTTAATAAAATACGTGATAGATAAAGGAGTTTTTACAGTAATAGACGAAGCATACATCCACTTTTCAGATAAAGAAAGCTTTATAAAAGAAGCTCTGCAGTATGATAACGTAGTTGTATTAAGAACAATGTCAAAGGTAGGACTTGCAAGTATAAGACTTGGCTATCTAATAGCAAAAAAAGAAGTAGCTCAAGAGATAAACAAAGCAAGACTGCCATTTAACATTACCTACCCAACACAGGTAATAGGAGAAATTGTACTAACAGAAGGATTAGATGAATTAAATCAGCAAATAAAAGCTGTAAGAGAAGAAAGAACAAGAGTGATGTCAGAAATTTCTAAGATAAAACATATAAAAGTCTATCCATCAGATGCAAACTTTTTCTTGATGAAAGTTCCAAACGGAGACCTGCTTCACAAACAGCTAATAGAAAAAGGCGTCCTTGTAAGAAACATGTCTCATCTTCCAAAGCTTGAAAACTGCTTAAGAGTTTCTATTG
- a CDS encoding multiheme c-type cytochrome: MYLFLTSCEKGLELFQEKDLLERPTSKRCAECHENIYNQFKESRHAMSWISPEFKRGSENYSKEKCLSCHAPYEITINEKPKLRDAHREDGVNCVACHFKDSTKSMHGPYDVFSPPHPSTQDLIYTKAEVCSGCHQETYKQWKMVSTDKNCQQCHMPAEKGSLIQKFPFTYMHLPKEVHHHGFIVPKSKQEFFEVKAEKTDKTLKLTILNKKVPHNVPTADNGKPKYYADVTFFKDGKEVYSDSITVLPNDPFVNGKEKVLEFNSVADFDKVRVVLSRKLSWQEKPEKIASYDF, from the coding sequence ATGTATCTATTTTTAACCTCCTGTGAAAAAGGTTTAGAGCTTTTTCAGGAGAAAGATTTACTTGAAAGACCAACTTCAAAAAGATGCGCAGAATGTCATGAGAATATATACAATCAGTTTAAAGAATCAAGGCATGCAATGTCTTGGATAAGTCCAGAATTTAAAAGAGGAAGTGAAAATTACTCAAAAGAAAAATGTCTTTCATGTCATGCACCTTATGAGATAACCATTAATGAAAAACCAAAGCTTAGAGATGCACACAGAGAAGATGGAGTTAACTGTGTAGCCTGTCACTTTAAAGATTCTACAAAAAGTATGCATGGACCTTACGATGTATTTTCTCCACCCCATCCGTCAACACAAGATTTAATATATACAAAAGCAGAAGTATGCTCAGGATGCCATCAAGAAACATACAAACAATGGAAAATGGTCAGCACAGATAAAAACTGTCAACAGTGTCATATGCCTGCCGAAAAAGGAAGCTTGATTCAAAAATTTCCATTTACATACATGCACCTACCAAAGGAAGTTCATCATCACGGATTTATAGTTCCAAAATCAAAACAAGAATTTTTTGAAGTAAAGGCAGAAAAAACAGATAAGACACTAAAACTCACAATCTTAAATAAAAAAGTTCCCCATAATGTACCAACAGCAGATAACGGAAAGCCTAAATACTACGCTGATGTGACCTTTTTTAAAGACGGAAAAGAAGTTTATTCTGACAGCATAACAGTTCTTCCAAATGATCCGTTCGTAAATGGTAAAGAAAAAGTTTTAGAATTTAACTCAGTAGCAGATTTTGACAAAGTTAGAGTAGTTTTAAGCAGAAAATTATCTTGGCAGGAAAAACCAGAAAAAATAGCATCTTATGACTTTTAG
- a CDS encoding DUF4416 family protein gives MKNKALIVFALMWNKNKQNYLTKAIDELQKNFGSIILQSKEFGLEYSHYYEKEMGEGLIKKFILFDEIIDKEDSVKIKKYSMELEDSLRVDGRRTVNIDPVYVDEYQVVALSHKDKGSRIYLSNGVYAEIQLLYHHGSFQPLLWSYLDYKENADFFNEVRRIYLKNKKVRERDSEMQDVNKIYCSSSSYITS, from the coding sequence TTGAAAAATAAAGCTTTAATCGTTTTTGCTTTAATGTGGAATAAAAATAAGCAAAATTACTTAACAAAAGCCATAGATGAATTACAAAAAAATTTTGGAAGTATCATTCTTCAATCAAAAGAATTTGGCTTAGAATACTCTCATTATTATGAAAAAGAGATGGGAGAAGGTTTGATAAAGAAATTTATTCTTTTTGATGAAATAATAGACAAAGAAGACAGTGTAAAAATAAAAAAGTACTCTATGGAGTTAGAAGATAGTTTACGTGTAGACGGCAGAAGGACAGTTAACATAGACCCGGTTTACGTTGATGAATATCAAGTTGTAGCACTTAGCCATAAAGACAAGGGTTCAAGAATATATTTATCAAACGGCGTTTATGCTGAAATACAGCTACTTTACCATCATGGAAGTTTTCAGCCACTGCTATGGAGTTATTTAGATTATAAAGAAAATGCCGATTTTTTTAATGAAGTACGAAGAATTTATTTGAAAAATAAGAAAGTTAGAGAGCGAGATAGTGAGATGCAAGATGTTAATAAAATTTATTGCTCTTCCTCGTCGTACATTACATCTTAA
- a CDS encoding hemerythrin family protein: MLIKENEIPRVALNDMNEVHDVEIEIVNKLYDAIVKNEDAAEILKYFDEFLNDVINHFTFEQGLMEKYNFFAYPMHRAEHDRVLYELKSLEKILKEKGDIKTVKDYLENVFKPWIINHVQTMDTVTAMYLSNFV, from the coding sequence ATGCTAATAAAAGAGAATGAAATTCCAAGAGTTGCATTAAATGATATGAACGAAGTTCATGATGTAGAAATTGAAATAGTAAATAAGCTTTATGATGCAATTGTTAAAAATGAAGATGCAGCTGAAATTTTAAAATACTTTGATGAGTTTTTAAATGATGTTATCAATCATTTTACATTTGAGCAAGGATTAATGGAAAAATACAACTTTTTTGCATATCCAATGCACAGAGCAGAACATGACAGAGTTTTGTATGAGTTAAAATCCTTAGAAAAGATACTTAAAGAGAAAGGAGATATAAAAACAGTAAAAGATTATCTTGAAAATGTTTTTAAACCATGGATTATAAATCATGTCCAAACAATGGACACTGTAACTGCAATGTATTTATCAAATTTTGTTTAA
- the moaCB gene encoding bifunctional molybdenum cofactor biosynthesis protein MoaC/MoaB, protein MKMVDVSIKFETIREAIAEGKIYLSKETVELIRNKQIPKGDVLTASMMAGMMGAKKTPEILPFCHPIMIDQAFVEVELHEDGVYAKSFVRCIGRTGVEMEALTAVSAALLNVYDMCKAFDKNMIISDIKLLSKKGGKSDYEEDLSGLNCAVITLSDSCYKGKAQDKSGKTAIDIIENEFGGKVLDYTILPDDKEKLVEKLKSLIDKVDIIFTTGGTGFSKRDNAPEATKEVIEKEMIGFSEAMRIVGIKFTPKSLLSRAVCGIAGDHTLIINLPGSTGGVKDNLRMIAPLLKHAIRMAKGEKKH, encoded by the coding sequence ATGAAAATGGTAGATGTTTCTATAAAGTTTGAAACTATTAGAGAGGCAATAGCTGAAGGGAAAATATACTTGTCTAAGGAAACAGTAGAGCTTATAAGGAATAAACAAATTCCAAAGGGAGATGTACTCACAGCTTCCATGATGGCTGGAATGATGGGGGCAAAAAAAACACCTGAGATATTACCTTTTTGCCATCCAATCATGATAGACCAAGCATTTGTAGAAGTTGAGCTTCATGAAGATGGAGTATATGCAAAATCTTTTGTTAGATGCATAGGCAGAACCGGCGTAGAAATGGAAGCCTTAACGGCAGTTTCTGCTGCACTTTTAAATGTGTATGATATGTGTAAAGCTTTTGATAAAAATATGATTATCTCAGATATTAAACTTTTATCTAAAAAAGGCGGAAAATCTGACTATGAAGAAGACCTTTCTGGCTTAAATTGTGCGGTAATCACTTTAAGTGATTCATGTTATAAAGGTAAGGCTCAAGACAAAAGCGGAAAAACAGCAATAGATATTATCGAAAATGAATTTGGTGGCAAGGTTTTGGATTATACAATCCTTCCTGATGATAAGGAAAAATTAGTAGAAAAACTCAAATCTTTAATAGATAAAGTAGATATTATCTTTACAACAGGCGGAACAGGATTTAGTAAAAGAGACAATGCTCCGGAAGCAACAAAAGAAGTGATAGAAAAGGAGATGATAGGCTTTTCTGAAGCTATGAGAATCGTCGGAATTAAATTTACTCCAAAATCTCTTTTGTCAAGAGCTGTTTGTGGTATAGCAGGAGACCATACCTTAATAATCAATTTACCGGGTAGCACCGGCGGAGTAAAAGATAATTTAAGAATGATTGCACCATTGTTAAAACATGCAATCAGAATGGCAAAAGGTGAAAAGAAACATTGA